The genomic interval ATACAGCAGGATCCGAACTCAAAGCAAGCATGGAATGTGTATCAAGTTCCTGATATAACTCAACCCATGGATACCTACACGGCACCCGACACCTTCCACGGAACCGTCCTCATCACCGGCGCCACCCAGGGCCTCGGCCTCCACCTCGCCCGCGACCTGGCCGGGCGCGGCGCGACACTGCTCCTGCACGGCCGCGACCGCGCCCGGCTCGACCGGGCCGCCGCCGAGGCGCGGGAGCTCTCGGCCGGCCGGGCCGAGGTCCGCACGTATCTCGCGGACCTCTCCGACCTCGACCAGGTCCGGGCCATGGCCGCCGCCGTCCGCGCGGCCGAACCCCGGCTCGATGTGCTCGTCAACAACGCGGTGGCGGGCGGCGGCAGCGAACCGCTGCGCCGCGAATTCGGCGCGCAGGGCCACGAACTCCGGTTCACCGTGAACTATCTGACGCCGTATCTGCTCACCAAGGAGCTGCTGCCGCTGCTCTCGGCCTCGGCGCCCGCGCGGGTGGTCCAGGTGGCCTCGATGGGCCAGGCTCCCGTCGATCTGGACGACGTCATGATGGAGCGCGGTTACGAGGGGCTCGAGGCGTACCTCCGAAGCAAGCTCGCGATGATCATGTCGACGTTCGACCTGGCCGAGGAGGAGACGGCCCGCACCGGCGTCACCATCAACGCGCTGCACCCGGCCCATCTGATGGACACCGAGGGCGTGCGCGCCTACGGGCTGACGCCGGCCGTCTCCATCGAGGAGGGGGTGCGCCCGACGGTGCGGCTGATCGCCGACCCGGCGCTCACCGGTGTCACCGGCCGCTACTTCGACCGGTTCACGGACGCCCGGGCGCACGACCAGGCGTACGACACCGAGGCCCGCAAGCGGCTCACCGCGCTGACCCGGGAACTACTGGGCCTCTGAGCGGCCTTCCCGCAGCGCCGCCAGGACGCGGTCGGCGGTCGCGCGGTCGCGGGCGGCGGTGAAGGGCAGGGCGTTGCCCCCGGCGATACGGAACGGCTCGCCGGACAGCGTGGACTGCGTGCCGCCCGCCTCGGCGACCAGCAGGAGCCCCGCCGCGTGGTCCCACGCGTACTCCCAGCTGAACGCGACGGCGTCCAGCTCGCCCCGGGCCACGGCGAGGTATTCGAGGCCCGCCGAGCCGCAGGGGCGGGCGGCGAAGCCCTCGGCGCGCAGGCCGAGCAGGGCCGCCTTCTGCTCGTCGGTGGTGTAGTCGGGGTGGGACATCGCCACCCGCAGCACGGCGTCGGGCGCGGGCGATCCGGCGTGGATCGGGGTGCCGTCGACCCGGGCGCCCCGGCCGCGTACGGCGACGGCCATCTCGTCCAGGGCGGGGGCGTAGGTCCAGGAGGCCAGCAGCTCGCCCCGGTGGGCGAGGGCGACCAGGGTGCAGAAGCCGGGCTCGCCGCGCACGAACTGGCGGGTGCCGTCGACCGGGTCCACTATCCATACGGGTGCGTCGCCGCCCAGCGCCTCGTACACCTTCGGGTCGGCGTGGACGGCCTCCTCGCCGACGACGACCGAGCCGGGCAGGAGCCGGCCGAGGGAGGCGGTGAGGTGTTCCTCGGCGCGCCGGTCCGCGACGGTGACGAGGTCGTGCGGGCCGTTCTTCTCGACCACCTCGTGGGCGGCGAGCTGCCGGTAGCGGGGCATGATCTCGGCGGCGGCCGCTGCGCGGACCGCCGCCTCGATGTCGGTCAGGTCACCGGCGAGGAAGGCATCGATCATGC from Streptomyces drozdowiczii carries:
- a CDS encoding SDR family NAD(P)-dependent oxidoreductase, whose translation is MDTYTAPDTFHGTVLITGATQGLGLHLARDLAGRGATLLLHGRDRARLDRAAAEARELSAGRAEVRTYLADLSDLDQVRAMAAAVRAAEPRLDVLVNNAVAGGGSEPLRREFGAQGHELRFTVNYLTPYLLTKELLPLLSASAPARVVQVASMGQAPVDLDDVMMERGYEGLEAYLRSKLAMIMSTFDLAEEETARTGVTINALHPAHLMDTEGVRAYGLTPAVSIEEGVRPTVRLIADPALTGVTGRYFDRFTDARAHDQAYDTEARKRLTALTRELLGL
- a CDS encoding inositol monophosphatase family protein; translation: MIDAFLAGDLTDIEAAVRAAAAAEIMPRYRQLAAHEVVEKNGPHDLVTVADRRAEEHLTASLGRLLPGSVVVGEEAVHADPKVYEALGGDAPVWIVDPVDGTRQFVRGEPGFCTLVALAHRGELLASWTYAPALDEMAVAVRGRGARVDGTPIHAGSPAPDAVLRVAMSHPDYTTDEQKAALLGLRAEGFAARPCGSAGLEYLAVARGELDAVAFSWEYAWDHAAGLLLVAEAGGTQSTLSGEPFRIAGGNALPFTAARDRATADRVLAALREGRSEAQ